In Hamadaea flava, a genomic segment contains:
- a CDS encoding YciI family protein has protein sequence MKYMILTFGSQADYDLMSGKGDVSPEDWAPMYQFMENLNRELTESGELVDTKALVSPVHTRRVRGLANGVPVVTDGPYAETEEVLAGWWIVECDGFDRATEIAAKLSACPSPGDVWANGYADVRPIADGRDELDL, from the coding sequence ATGAAGTACATGATCCTGACGTTCGGCTCGCAGGCCGACTACGACCTGATGAGCGGCAAGGGCGACGTCAGCCCGGAAGACTGGGCGCCGATGTACCAGTTCATGGAGAACCTGAACCGTGAGCTGACCGAGTCCGGCGAGCTGGTCGACACCAAGGCGCTCGTCTCGCCCGTGCACACCCGCCGCGTACGCGGGCTGGCCAACGGCGTCCCCGTCGTGACCGACGGACCCTACGCGGAGACCGAGGAGGTGCTCGCGGGCTGGTGGATCGTGGAGTGCGACGGCTTCGACCGGGCCACCGAGATCGCGGCGAAGCTGTCCGCCTGCCCGAGCCCGGGTGACGTCTGGGCCAACGGGTACGCCGACGTCCGGCCGATCGCCGACGGGCGCGACGAACTGGACCTGTGA